Part of the Vigna unguiculata cultivar IT97K-499-35 chromosome 3, ASM411807v1, whole genome shotgun sequence genome, TCacaatttcacaaaattaaaagtttcaaTCAACTTCACATCTGATGTGAGGacctaacaaaataaaataaaataaaattatatatatatatatatatatatatatatattaatattaaaaagttaaaggTTTAATATGGTTACTCCATAAATCGTTTCTCAAAACCCCTTCCAATTTTAATTCGCACAAGCTAGATTCTTCTATCCTTCTTCATTCTTCCtcaaaaatttgattttcttccttGTTTTCTTGAAGATCCAATGTCATAGAAGTGATTAGTCCGAAGGGTTCTACCATATAATTCGATTTCATCTTATAAGGTAAGTTCAAGTTTTTACCATCTTTGTAAAACTAATATGTTTTCTTATACATGTAGTTTTTCAGGACTACATGTAATTTATCTGTTTCCTAGATGAAACTTCATCTCGTCGTCATTCTAAAATTATGTCTTGATTATTGATAAGACTTTTTGTTGTgtaattataacaattctaaGTGGTGGAACCGTGTAGGGAAAAAATGATGAATATATCGAAAATGGTAGTTAAATtcctttcaaattttaaaatcatatgattaaatttaaatattaggGTATGAATCTGTACTTGCATATTGActtaaatatgagaaaaataagaaattatttaagaagtatttctgataaaaatgatatatatatatatatatatatatatatatgaaaaattctGCATTCTGGTTTATAAGTTTACTTTTTTGAATtaacattttctaaaatttaactatttttttatttgatagttatataactaattatttaattacaaaataaataagaactattaacaataaaattaaaaaaatcattttaattctataataataataatattattattgttttttgttatcataaaagatccatataaaacatgtaaacgtatttttactagtttaatattattactaataataatataatttagttttgtgtgtcgtaaacaaaataaagattTCTTAGTAAATTCTCCATTTTTATATGTGTAGTATgcaataaaagaaattcaaaatagaAATCGGTCTTGTGATTTACACAATTGTATTGTACCGTCCCGTTTATACAACATCACTCTATACATATCAAACGAAGTCGAAagacaaaaagaataatatttcaacgtttctattttcttagattaaattcttaaaaaatcctatataaaattgaatcatGAAAGTAAATGTAGTTTTTAAAGACTGAGACAAATTACCACATAAACAAACTATTCAACAATCAGCTAAAAGTGACTAAAGTcagttcatttaaaaaattcggagactaacaaaagaagaaaaaaaatggaagacaAAAAAGTTACAGATTTAAAGGAGTATATTTcagtttaatttatatattgaaatatatttatgtatttttaatcatgtaaataaatatacaacTTATACAATATATTCAAAAACTAGACATAAATGTTAAATAGTTAAAAGAGTTTATATCATAGTTATTGCagtgaaatttatatataatgtttcaaaatttaGGCTCACTAATGTATTATTGGTTTGGTCAATCATATATTTAGTCAATAGAAAACATTCTACATAGTCCTTTGTCACTATAATAAACTGAAACTGAATATTTAGTGAcataataaattcaattaatttaattaagataGATTATTAATAActctcacacacacaccatattaaaacattaaaatttaatcttaAACCTCATcatccacttatatatattagtttgtaACGGAGAAATTCCAACCCTGTATATAAAGTTGGAAagtgttatatataattaaatatgaaataggTTGATATGGTTATCATCTCCTAGAGAAGAGATATGAAGAAAAGAATCATATTCCCATTTCTGTTATCTGTTGTGTACCTTTCATGCAGCAAATTTGAAGCACTGAGGATGGATCTTATCaccaaacataaaatatttagcCTATATTATAAGCAAAACTGGTCTGAGCTGAAAAAGCCCTTAAGTGGTGTCCTTATAAAATGGAAAGGTGATAAGGCCATGAATGagtttttgtaaattttgtaaagAATGTGTGACTTTGATGGGTTGTTACTGTTATTGATATGATATACTATTGTTACATAAACAGCCCTTGAGTTAAAAGTGAAATGCTGTAAGAAAAAAACTTTGTATTGTAGTTGAGTGCAAAGGTGAAGGATAGGGACTGGACATGATAAGGCGTTTAGCATCTCAAAGCAATAGCAGCACGTGACAAGAACACCGCAAGATGCACCAACGCCATTCCAATGTTTCCTGTGCTTCTGAAAATAAAAGGACAATGCATGCAAGAGTGTGAACAGAATCCTTGCTCACGTGAGTGAATATGTCGTGCCACCTCATGCTTTTATTATCCATGATGTCTGATCCACTGACACCACACATTTCGAAATAACACACCTCCCTAGCTCCAAATTATAGGCTGAATATTAATCATTGGATTACTTCTTATATCATTGACATTAGCTTCAACTAATCccactattaattattaatttccaCTACAGTTTGCCATCGTGCTTCTTTAATCTTATTTAAGTGTTTTTGTAACATGACTATGTCTGTCCTACTGTAATTTTCTCCATTTTTATCCCCCTCTCTTTGACAACAGCAAAAAAAAGTGAGAGAGAGATAAGTGATAGAGACTTGACGCAACATATTCGTGGTGCAAGATCAGTATTAATAGATGCGAACCCTTCAATCTGCAGATGTAGATTTGGAAAAAAGGAAGTAGGGCTTGCATAGTTGAATTCCTTCGGCTACCTCAAACCATGGCCGACCCTGCCGGATTCGTCTCCATTACAAAGCCAATCACCCATGTCATTTTCGACATGGATGGTCTTTTACTAGGTAATGCCATGCACACCTTGCTGGTTCTTTTTCAGACCACATGTCTATAACCATAATGTCCCTTTATTCATGATTTAGTACAACTTCATTCTGCTGGGTCCAACATTGGAGTAACATTTTCAAAGTCACtcactttttttgttgttgatgattGTGTTGCAGACACAGAGAAGTTCTGTAATGAAGTCCAGGAGATCATACTTGGTAGATACAACAAAAGCTTTAACTGGAACGTGAAGGTGAAGATGTTGGGGAAGAAAGCATTGGAGGCTGCAAGGATCTTTGTTGAGGAAACAGGAATTAGTGAATTTCTGAGTGCTGAGCAGTTCCTGATTGATAGGGAGGACATGCTGCAGGTTTTGTTTCCCAAAAGTGAGCTTATGCCAGGTAtgtgggttgaacacccttaccTTCTTAATTATCCTAAGATTGACCAAAAGACCAAAGTCGTAGGTTGCTACACTTACAGTACCGTTGGATCAGGATCCTTCCATGAGACAAGGAGAATCTAAATCTCACGCcgtttgttaattatttttttaatattttatattaaaaaagtagttTATGATAGAGATTCGTCTAGTTTTGAGAGAAGACACGTGAGGATTGTAGACATGTGATGAGTGAGAGGAAGGAGCTTTGACCAGGCACCACAAACTGAGTTTTTTAAAAGAGGCACACCtactcattttcttaaaagatttgaacccttaaataatttaaacactCTTATCCGATTTTGAAGGACAATTTTTTTCAGGTGCAGAGATGTTCACCCTGTTCCCAACCCCCTCAATATATCATGTGTTCACACTGAGTTTAGATGggaagatatatatttttttaattattttcaaggTAATAATAGATAAACATCCTAACTTTTATTTaacatcaaaaaatatttttatttttaaatataaaataatttagaataaatgaacttaattttttttattagatgtgAAACACCCTTACTGAACAGtttgtattaattatattttgacatcAAATTATAACTCTggattttagaaaaaaaaaatgtccgcCATAGAATAATTCAACATAATTTATGGTGAATCTAATAAGAGACACTCAAACTCGACATGCTTAATATACAAATTCTGAGTGGTATGCACTATCACCATGTTTATATTTTGATGTCTTAGTGATCTATTATAGGTGCTGGTCGTCTAATGAGGCATTTACATGCCAAAGGAATTCCAATTTGTTTGGCAACAAGGTACCCTTCAATCATCTTTTGTTTATGATCTACTTATTTTGAAGGATTTATTGACGCTTGTTCTAACACTTCCCTCACAGTTCTCACAAGCGACACTTTGAAATAAAAACTCAAAGACATCGAGAACTATTTTCTCTGTTGCATCATGTTGTTCTTGGCGATGACTTTGAAGTTAAGCATGGCAAGCCTTCCCCAGATATATTTCTTGCAGCAGCCAAGAGATTTGAGGTGATGAAAGTGGACAAAATCATCTGCAAATTAAACAATGTAATGATTTTCATTGACCCTGAATTGTTTGTGAACAGGATGGACCGATAGATCCTGGTAACATTCTCGTTTTTGAAGATTCACCCTCTGGAGTTCTTGCAGCTAAGAGAGCAGGAATGTAAGAGAATTCAAACATTGAACAATGTAGTTTCATGTTTAAACATATCGATGAATTGTACGATTGGAATATGATGTTTAATTGGTAAATGTTTGGTGGTTAGGTCTGTTGCTATGGTCCCTGATCCAAGGCTGGACAAAGGTTTTCAGAAGTTAGCAGATCAAGTTTTTAACTCACTATTGGACTTCAACCCAGTGGAGTGGGGTTTGCCTCCCTTTTGAAGATACCAATGGAAGATGGATGAACTTGGAATTCTGTTACTGTTTTGCTTCAGTCACAGAATGTTTCATATGGTTTTTAGAACTACTTTTATGAGTTAATCTGTTTTTTGTTGAATAATTGGACCCCTGTTGACTATCCCTTGCACATTGTGTTCGTGGAAAGATGTTCAACGGTAAGTGGGTCTCAAATGTTGCCACTTCAAAATTTCCGCTTTATGTTCTGTGCTCgtgttttttctcttcttaagAATTCCATCCTAAAATTTTTGTGTTCAATTCTGCATaattctttcttcttcatctctatTTTTATTCTGATTTGATTTTGTCCATATATGCTCTGATATCATTCTaattacaaaacaaaagaagataacaagtgaaaaagaaaaaaacaattataatattaaccCTAACAAGtagtttaaaaacaataaacacaaatatataaatataacaaaacattaaaattaaattattctctACTATgtgtataatattatttaataattgataCATATATGATATAAGAATCCATCgttctttaaaagataataaataataccaCCGTGGACTTGGTGAATGCTCCTATATAACTTGGTGAATGCTCCAGCACTCTGCAGTTTCAAACAGAAAACCAATTGAATTTTGGAATTCTTCTTTAACCAACACGACGAAGGTCTGTATAAGAATCGAAATATAAATTCGTTCATACTTCGTTTGACTGAAAATGGATAATACAAGTAAtgttttgatgttttattaaaatataaaagaaataaaaaatataacattttaataagTCCAGATTTTCCTTCTAAATACACttgattacaaaaaaaattaggttagttttttaattttaattgattattttttaccttttccAACTTTTATGTTGTCTTCAAATAATTTCTGAaccaaatacataatttttttttcttaatgttttAAGGCatgttttaaagaaaaaaaatattttagaaaaagtaaaattatatttttacgaATGATTTCTtgctttttattaaaaatttgaagcCTCACATAAAAacgtttgtttttttttataaatttagtcaGTGCtaaaattcatttcattttttgaaaaaaaaaagttttcaaacaaACTTTATActgtattttctaaaattaaaagaaagtcagtgttttaaaatgtttttttattagaaatcatatttaaaacaattgatttttttaaatattttttaatcggCGTTATATGAgtgttttttttgttaaatttatctatttcagcaatttaaataaaaaaagtactcAGAAATGCAAAAATTCCTGTGTATGAAAAGGGAAATCCAGAATAAATAACTAGTCCGAATTAGATTCCCGcaataacaaaaattgatatatttgCATCGAGCAAATCAAGGACGAAGATCTCAACCCGCGGTTGTAGATCTGACACTGGAGAAGAAGTTTGCACTGTTCCTTCAGCTTCGTCACGCAATGGCCAATCTCTCCGGTGTGGTCTCCGTTAGAAGGCCAATCACCCACGTTGTTTTCGACATGGACGGTCTCTTGCTCGGTATTCCATCAATCTTTAATCATAGCGTGCCACATTCTTGATTACCAACATGATTTTTAGACACACATACATACACTATTATTGTTTACTGGCAATGCTCTTATTTTGTGATTGTTATGTTGGGTGATGTTTCTGCTGAAACCTTCTGTTCATTTGGAAATTCGATACCGTTGCAGATACTGAGAAGTTCTATACAGAAGTCCAGGAAAAGATACTTGCTAGATACAACAAAACCTTTGATTGGACCCTGAAGGCAAAGATGATGGGAAAGAAAGCAATAGAATCTGCTAGGATCTTTGTTGATGAGACTGGAATTAGTGATTCTCTTAGTCCTGAGCAGTTTCTGGTAGAAAGAGAGGATATGCTGCAGTCGTTGTTTCCCACAAGTGAGCTTATGCCTGGTATGTGGATTAACTAAAGGAGATTGGACACCCTTATCTAATTAACTTAAAGATTCGTGTGGCTATAAACCATGGTCTGGTCTGGTCTGGTCTGATGGAAACTGGAACTAACATACATACATGGGACGATGGAGCTTATGTATGTATCTCTTGTAGATACTTGGTTTGTTCTAACTTCTAAACATTAGTTCTTCACGGAGGGATGACCTGCTTATTTGTCAACGgttactaaattttttattttgttttcttttgtttaaatataCCAGTATGAATTAGTTACCTGAAGTTTGAAAGTACAGAAATCTgtctgatgatgatgatgatgatgatgatcatcTATTCAGTATGACTCCTGTGAATGTTTTTGGCTTATTTCTATAAACTTCTTGGTAATGTTATCAAGATAaacccttttcttcttctttcaacaCGTTTCATGACTAAATTGGTGACTTAAGCTCTCATGAGAGGTGTTTGGAATTATATGGTGCTTATATGAACTTTTAAAAATAGGTCATAACTCCTAGAAGATCTTTTGAGCTTATTTCTGTAACCTTCTCGGTGAAGATTATCAAAATAGAATCCTTTTAACTTATTCTGACGAGTTTCAAGGCCAAATTTATGCCATAAACTCTTATGTGACAAGATTATTGAATAACTACTCAATTAAATCTTTTATCGAAACACATCCTAAAGCTTAATTGAGTAACTgtttaattaagcttttttaCCCAAATACACActgaatatttaattaaatatttgaatgtCTTAATGCCTTACAGAAAGCTTTTAAAAACAACTGATGCATGTCTTATTATGTACCTGTGTCTTATTATTAAACGAGTTCATctcatcacctttattgatcACAGAAACTCATTCAAATATGTAGGTTCCACTAGTAGCTTGTCATTCTCAATGTAGAGAGACAAATAAAACGGGTTGATTTGTGTTTTACAATaatcttttagaaaatataattttggaaaACTGAAAATCATTTTTAGGTAGAAAAACAAGTTTACACCAAGGGATAACGTCAAGTTTTTTTCCTGTGAAACCATCTGACAGTGGACACACTTAAAGGATGACAGTCTCTTAGAAAAACAGAGTTTACTATACACAAAACTATGTTTCCTTCATACACAGGTTAGGAACAGTAAAATATATAcagataaaaagaagaaaaggggAAACAAAATTTTACTTTGGACTATGTTCAAATAAATTTGAACAATAACTTCGGCAGCAATCTCTTTTACTTTAGAGCAAGTAggatg contains:
- the LOC114177447 gene encoding (DL)-glycerol-3-phosphatase 2-like; protein product: MADPAGFVSITKPITHVIFDMDGLLLDTEKFCNEVQEIILGRYNKSFNWNVKVKMLGKKALEAARIFVEETGISEFLSAEQFLIDREDMLQVLFPKSELMPGAGRLMRHLHAKGIPICLATSSHKRHFEIKTQRHRELFSLLHHVVLGDDFEVKHGKPSPDIFLAAAKRFEDGPIDPGNILVFEDSPSGVLAAKRAGMSVAMVPDPRLDKGFQKLADQVFNSLLDFNPVEWGLPPF